One window of Alkaliphilus metalliredigens QYMF genomic DNA carries:
- a CDS encoding DUF881 domain-containing protein: MILLKLKEVAKVRSSTKGIVIILFVLFGIMIGVQVSSRMNPINEEYGLSYNLDHGVQEVTDLIKANEDMERRIYELKTTVEEYEEESTEESIVLKQLRIEVDQHRLLAGHTDVEGPGMIITIEGPSDENIAVFVQQRKYLLNLINELKVFGGEVISINNQRITKRSEVTLAGNHINVNTIPIAPPYVIRVIGNTREFNRYIDYRTVLFESMVADGLKYTITFEEQLSISKIKREKPIRFLTPIEGE; this comes from the coding sequence GTGATTTTACTGAAATTAAAGGAAGTGGCGAAGGTGAGATCCTCAACAAAAGGAATTGTTATTATCTTATTTGTTTTATTCGGAATAATGATCGGGGTTCAAGTGTCTTCTCGAATGAATCCAATAAATGAAGAATATGGGCTTTCCTATAATCTTGATCATGGCGTTCAAGAAGTAACGGATTTAATAAAAGCCAATGAAGATATGGAACGAAGAATTTATGAATTGAAAACTACGGTAGAGGAATATGAGGAAGAAAGTACTGAGGAGAGTATTGTATTAAAGCAACTCCGAATTGAAGTGGACCAACACCGTTTACTGGCAGGACACACTGATGTAGAAGGACCTGGTATGATCATCACAATTGAAGGACCCAGTGATGAGAATATTGCAGTATTTGTTCAACAAAGGAAGTACCTATTGAATTTAATTAATGAACTTAAAGTCTTCGGGGGCGAAGTGATTTCCATTAACAATCAACGGATCACTAAACGGAGTGAAGTAACCCTTGCGGGTAATCATATCAATGTAAACACAATACCCATAGCACCACCCTATGTAATTCGGGTTATTGGAAACACAAGAGAGTTTAATCGGTATATAGATTACCGTACAGTACTATTTGAATCAATGGTAGCCGATGGTCTTAAATACACCATCACATTTGAGGAACAGCTTAGTATTTCAAAAATTAAAAGAGAAAAGCCCATTCGTTTCTTAACGCCAATTGAAGGTGAGTAA
- a CDS encoding 2-oxoacid:acceptor oxidoreductase subunit alpha, with protein MPESYTLLIGGIQGEGVVSTGLNLMRSLSSLGFYTYGSRRFSSRIKGGNTSFKISISTKKQLCTQDSVDSLFALDLETISLYENQLKEGGILLYDADLAPSFSKNSSLTYVPVPITQIAKESGALLMKNTCTIGFIGQLLGISEDDLIPSIKERYDKKGKQVVEKNLKVLSNSFGYKSDVIDQHKHSLGSKPVPTSRPLMIGNEAIALGALMAGCRFIPAYPITPASEIMEYLGSVLPQYGGVMIQVEDEISAVTMAIGASYAGVRSMTASSGPGLSLMLEGISLAGMTEVPIVVVACQRVGPSTGLPTKHEQSDLFTLYYGGHGEYPSIILAPSTVEECFYDTIRAFNLAEEYQCPVIVLSDLSLSLSPQTVDPLDYDQVVIQRGAMVTMDTLNHTETNDFKRFAFTENGISPRSIPGMKNGSHHVTGVEHSENGIPNDNEKNRKKMMEKRMGKTAPLSLGSEIKIIHNNRRSTLFLTMGSNFGIVKEAVESCGNQVDYGAITMIRPLPRKQLLEVFEKYDRVVIVENNYEGQLAAIIKQEIGYHHKIDQFLKYDGSPFTLESLRDKIGGEA; from the coding sequence ATGCCAGAGAGTTATACTCTTTTAATAGGTGGAATTCAAGGAGAGGGCGTTGTGAGTACTGGGTTAAATCTCATGAGAAGCCTCTCCTCTTTGGGGTTTTACACCTATGGTTCAAGAAGGTTTTCTTCTAGAATTAAAGGTGGTAATACAAGCTTTAAAATCAGTATCAGTACAAAAAAACAGCTCTGTACTCAAGATAGCGTTGATAGTCTATTCGCCTTAGATCTAGAGACCATCAGTCTCTATGAGAATCAATTAAAAGAAGGTGGTATTTTGTTGTATGATGCAGACCTCGCCCCTTCCTTTTCTAAAAATTCTTCCCTCACCTATGTTCCTGTTCCCATTACCCAGATCGCCAAGGAGTCAGGGGCTTTATTAATGAAAAACACCTGTACCATTGGTTTTATTGGCCAATTACTCGGGATTTCAGAGGATGATTTAATTCCTTCAATCAAAGAGCGTTATGATAAAAAAGGAAAACAAGTTGTAGAAAAAAATCTTAAGGTATTATCAAATTCCTTTGGATATAAGAGTGATGTCATCGATCAGCATAAACACTCCCTAGGGTCCAAACCAGTTCCGACTTCCCGACCTCTTATGATTGGAAATGAGGCAATTGCCCTGGGTGCACTCATGGCAGGATGTCGATTTATCCCTGCTTACCCAATCACTCCAGCATCTGAAATTATGGAGTATCTCGGCAGTGTGCTACCTCAGTATGGTGGCGTCATGATTCAGGTAGAGGATGAAATTTCTGCTGTGACAATGGCCATCGGTGCCTCCTATGCCGGTGTTCGTAGTATGACTGCCTCTTCCGGTCCTGGTCTATCCCTCATGCTGGAAGGCATTAGTTTAGCTGGAATGACAGAGGTGCCTATCGTTGTTGTAGCTTGTCAGCGTGTTGGCCCTAGCACAGGATTACCCACTAAACATGAACAAAGTGATCTGTTTACATTATATTATGGTGGTCACGGTGAATATCCTAGTATTATCCTGGCACCTTCCACTGTAGAGGAATGCTTTTATGATACCATCCGTGCCTTTAACTTAGCAGAAGAGTATCAATGTCCAGTGATTGTTCTCTCTGATTTATCCTTAAGTCTCTCTCCACAAACGGTAGACCCCTTAGATTATGATCAAGTTGTCATCCAACGGGGAGCCATGGTCACCATGGATACATTAAATCACACAGAAACAAATGATTTCAAACGTTTTGCCTTTACTGAGAACGGCATATCTCCCCGTAGTATTCCAGGCATGAAAAATGGTTCACATCATGTGACAGGTGTAGAACATAGTGAAAATGGTATACCCAATGACAATGAAAAAAACCGAAAAAAAATGATGGAAAAACGTATGGGAAAAACAGCACCCCTCTCATTGGGATCAGAGATTAAAATAATACATAACAACAGAAGAAGCACATTATTTCTCACCATGGGCTCTAACTTTGGCATTGTCAAGGAAGCAGTTGAATCCTGTGGTAATCAAGTAGATTATGGCGCCATTACAATGATTCGTCCACTTCCTCGCAAACAATTACTCGAAGTCTTTGAAAAATATGATCGTGTCGTCATCGTAGAAAATAATTATGAAGGCCAACTGGCAGCTATCATCAAACAAGAGATTGGCTATCATCATAAGATTGATCAGTTTCTTAAATACGATGGCAGTCCTTTTACCCTAGAAAGCTTGCGTGATAAAATAGGAGGTGAAGCATAA
- a CDS encoding 2-oxoacid:ferredoxin oxidoreductase subunit beta, whose product MTSSMKEYSNQVSPTWCPGCGHFSILRALQVTASNLSIPFENFAVITGIGCSGRLSGYLNCYGFHGIHGRSLPIAQGIKMANKNLVVIAAGGDGDGFAIGANHTLHAIRRNINMTYIVLNNQVYGLTKGHTSPLSDEGFQTKSTPRGSIHAPLKPGITAMSAGASFLAQGFSAFPDQLVELITKAIAHDGFSLVNVFSPCVTFNKNNTYQWYRENLVNLDDHDHYDPSQYQGAMDQLIETDGLCTGIIYQQNRPSYQERLQSEDALPLVDLDLTISKDEFEKLMEGFK is encoded by the coding sequence ATGACATCCTCAATGAAGGAATATAGCAATCAAGTATCTCCCACATGGTGCCCTGGCTGTGGTCACTTTTCAATTTTGCGTGCTCTACAGGTTACGGCTTCCAATCTTAGCATTCCCTTTGAGAATTTTGCTGTTATCACAGGAATTGGTTGTTCTGGTCGATTGAGTGGTTATTTAAACTGTTACGGCTTTCACGGCATACACGGAAGATCCCTTCCAATTGCCCAAGGGATCAAAATGGCTAATAAAAATTTAGTTGTCATTGCAGCTGGTGGTGATGGCGACGGGTTTGCAATAGGTGCTAATCATACACTCCATGCCATCCGACGAAACATTAATATGACCTATATTGTACTGAATAATCAAGTATATGGTTTAACAAAGGGCCATACATCTCCCCTAAGTGACGAGGGATTCCAGACTAAAAGTACGCCTCGAGGTTCCATACATGCCCCACTAAAACCTGGCATTACAGCCATGTCTGCAGGCGCTTCTTTCTTAGCACAAGGTTTTTCTGCATTTCCAGATCAGTTAGTTGAACTGATTACTAAAGCAATCGCCCATGATGGTTTTTCATTGGTTAATGTCTTTAGCCCTTGTGTCACCTTTAACAAAAACAATACCTATCAATGGTATCGTGAAAACCTAGTTAATTTGGATGATCATGATCACTATGACCCTAGTCAATATCAAGGTGCAATGGACCAACTGATTGAAACAGATGGTCTCTGTACAGGAATTATCTATCAGCAAAACCGACCTTCCTATCAGGAACGATTACAAAGTGAAGATGCCCTTCCCCTAGTAGACTTGGATCTTACGATTTCCAAGGATGAGTTCGAGAAATTAATGGAAGGCTTTAAGTAA
- a CDS encoding GNAT family N-acetyltransferase produces MAEMIIEKDDTVFYVTEPKDLEEIIEIEKVQYDSENRRFVYLWPMERHLESIDCKDELHMTIKHKETQEVIGYVILSGLTEEHDVIEFDRIALKIQGKGYGRKSVQLIKSLCFEKLGCNRLWLDVFDYNTKAFELYKSEDFIHEGTLRQCKKYNGKYHAMHLMSMLREEYFA; encoded by the coding sequence ATGGCAGAAATGATTATTGAAAAAGATGATACGGTGTTTTATGTGACAGAGCCTAAGGATCTTGAGGAAATTATTGAGATTGAAAAGGTTCAATACGATTCGGAAAATAGGAGATTTGTTTATTTATGGCCAATGGAGAGACACTTAGAGTCAATTGATTGTAAAGATGAGTTACATATGACAATTAAACACAAAGAAACCCAAGAAGTTATAGGATATGTTATTTTATCAGGTTTAACTGAGGAACATGATGTCATTGAATTTGATCGAATTGCCTTAAAGATACAAGGTAAAGGATATGGCAGAAAAAGTGTTCAACTAATAAAAAGTCTCTGTTTTGAAAAGCTTGGTTGTAACCGACTATGGTTAGACGTTTTTGATTATAATACAAAGGCATTTGAATTATATAAATCCGAAGATTTTATTCACGAGGGAACATTGCGACAATGTAAGAAGTACAATGGAAAGTATCATGCCATGCATTTGATGTCCATGCTGCGAGAAGAATACTTCGCTTAA
- a CDS encoding maleate cis-trans isomerase family protein has translation MSDFSYGGRAKIGLIYPAPGWVMEPEFYLMAPWGVSTYTTRISLKHVNVAELRKLGDQSVEAAELLAQAPLDVIALGCTSGSFVNGSRYDQELIEKMEGVSGGIPCTTTSTAVVAALKALHVTKIAVATPYIDEVNLKAKNFLEAEGLDVVNIKGLGLLQDIEIDRQDMETVYRLAKEVDHVEAQAIVILCTGLRSVPIIEALENDLGKPVISAIQATFWHCLRLSGVRENVEGYGSLLRIEGL, from the coding sequence ATGAGCGATTTCTCATATGGAGGAAGGGCTAAAATAGGATTGATTTATCCGGCACCGGGATGGGTGATGGAGCCAGAGTTTTACTTGATGGCCCCCTGGGGTGTATCTACATACACAACTAGGATTTCTCTAAAGCATGTGAATGTAGCTGAGCTTAGGAAATTAGGTGACCAGTCAGTAGAAGCAGCCGAGCTATTGGCACAGGCTCCTTTGGATGTGATTGCACTTGGATGCACCAGTGGTAGCTTTGTTAATGGATCAAGATATGATCAAGAATTAATCGAAAAAATGGAAGGCGTCTCTGGGGGAATCCCTTGTACAACCACTTCTACTGCTGTGGTTGCTGCCTTAAAGGCTTTACATGTAACGAAAATTGCTGTGGCAACACCTTATATTGATGAAGTCAACCTGAAAGCCAAAAATTTCCTTGAAGCTGAGGGGCTTGATGTTGTCAATATAAAGGGGTTAGGCTTGTTGCAAGACATAGAAATTGACAGACAAGACATGGAGACTGTCTACCGATTAGCTAAAGAAGTAGACCATGTGGAGGCCCAGGCGATTGTGATTTTGTGTACAGGGCTGCGAAGTGTACCCATTATTGAAGCCTTAGAAAATGATTTGGGAAAGCCTGTTATATCAGCTATTCAGGCGACATTCTGGCATTGCTTGAGGTTGTCAGGGGTGAGGGAAAATGTTGAAGGATATGGAAGTCTATTGCGAATAGAGGGGTTGTAA
- a CDS encoding alpha/beta-type small acid-soluble spore protein, with product MRRQKSPVIPEAREALLSFKEEIAQELGLENQTKAGYVGGHMVKKMVEEAEKSLTHLGRS from the coding sequence ATGAGAAGGCAAAAGTCACCAGTGATACCAGAAGCGAGAGAAGCCTTACTGTCTTTCAAGGAAGAAATCGCACAAGAGCTAGGACTAGAAAATCAAACGAAGGCTGGCTATGTGGGTGGTCACATGGTGAAAAAAATGGTAGAAGAAGCAGAAAAATCTTTAACGCATTTAGGGAGGTCCTAG
- a CDS encoding amidohydrolase: MNIDKEVMLLKDELIALRRDFHQHPELGFQEHRSAEVIREYLNSCGIEVKTVAKTGVVGLLKGKHPGSTVMLRADMDALPIEEENDVPYKSINKGKMHACAHDGHMAMLLVAAKILAQGKEEIRGNIKFVFQPNEEEAGARIMIEEGVLENPQVDAALGIHLWTPLESGKMGIAPGPVMGAHDNFKIVIKGKGGHTSAPHTSVDPIITAANIIQTVQIIQTREINALTPTVLMFGKINGGTTPNVIPESVTLEGTIRYLYEGNDDGEEQPRKRLERIVKSVCEGHRAEYELEVRPSNTTLMNDPQLTALVEIEAGKIVKERQRDVIPYICMAGEDFSEFSMEVPSTFIFIGTGNKNEKSHYPHHHPRFNIDENTLLMGVQMHIRGALAYLSSSKF, translated from the coding sequence ATGAATATTGACAAAGAGGTGATGCTTCTTAAGGACGAACTCATTGCCTTAAGAAGGGATTTCCATCAGCATCCTGAGCTAGGATTTCAAGAGCATAGAAGCGCAGAGGTGATTAGAGAATACTTAAATAGCTGTGGGATAGAAGTCAAAACAGTTGCGAAAACGGGTGTCGTAGGCTTGCTAAAGGGAAAGCACCCAGGTTCCACTGTTATGCTAAGAGCGGACATGGATGCGCTACCAATTGAAGAGGAAAATGATGTACCCTATAAGTCTATTAATAAAGGAAAAATGCATGCCTGTGCCCATGATGGACATATGGCTATGCTATTGGTGGCGGCGAAGATCTTAGCCCAAGGAAAAGAAGAAATCAGAGGTAACATTAAATTTGTATTTCAGCCTAATGAAGAAGAGGCAGGAGCAAGAATCATGATTGAAGAGGGTGTGTTAGAAAATCCACAGGTGGATGCAGCCTTAGGGATTCATCTGTGGACCCCTCTAGAAAGTGGGAAGATGGGGATTGCACCAGGACCTGTTATGGGTGCCCACGACAACTTCAAAATTGTCATAAAAGGAAAAGGCGGGCATACATCGGCGCCACATACCTCGGTTGATCCAATTATTACTGCAGCTAACATCATTCAAACTGTCCAAATTATTCAAACAAGGGAAATCAATGCCCTAACCCCTACTGTTTTGATGTTCGGGAAAATAAACGGAGGGACCACGCCAAATGTAATCCCAGAGAGTGTCACATTAGAAGGGACCATTAGGTATTTATATGAAGGGAACGATGATGGGGAAGAGCAGCCAAGAAAGCGACTAGAGCGAATCGTCAAAAGTGTGTGTGAAGGGCATAGGGCGGAATATGAACTGGAAGTTAGACCAAGTAACACCACATTAATGAATGATCCTCAATTAACTGCCTTAGTAGAGATAGAAGCAGGCAAAATTGTTAAGGAGAGACAAAGAGATGTGATACCCTATATTTGCATGGCAGGGGAAGATTTTTCAGAATTTTCAATGGAGGTACCTAGTACATTCATTTTCATAGGAACAGGCAATAAAAATGAGAAATCCCATTATCCACATCATCATCCTCGTTTTAACATTGATGAAAACACATTGCTTATGGGAGTTCAGATGCATATTAGAGGTGCTCTAGCTTATTTATCTAGTAGTAAATTTTGA
- the trpS gene encoding tryptophan--tRNA ligase, with translation MAINGEKIIFSGAQPTGSLTLGNYIGAIQNWKALEQDYQCLYSIVDLHSLTVKHDAEAFRKQNLSFLVQYLACGLDPEKNIIFFQSHVPQHSELAWVLGCNTYMGELNRMTQFKEKSQKHQNNINAGLYTYPVLMAADILIYQTDVVPVGEDQKQHLELARDIAIRFNNAHGETFIVPEGHIPKVGAKIMSLQEPDKKMSKSDENLNSTIFLMDSEDVLLKKLKRSVTDSENRVSYNDEQPGIKNLMTIYSKLTGESIEEIQAKYEGKGYGIFKKEVAEVVVESIRPFKEKYEAYMNNLDYVEKIYQSGAERATEIAEITMKEVRNKIGLMPK, from the coding sequence ATGGCTATAAATGGCGAAAAAATTATTTTCAGCGGAGCACAGCCAACAGGAAGTTTAACTTTAGGAAATTATATTGGAGCGATTCAAAACTGGAAGGCCTTAGAGCAAGACTATCAATGTTTATATTCTATCGTAGATTTACACTCATTAACAGTTAAACATGATGCAGAAGCTTTTCGAAAGCAGAACCTATCCTTCTTAGTGCAGTATTTAGCTTGCGGATTGGATCCTGAAAAAAATATTATATTCTTTCAATCCCATGTGCCACAGCATTCAGAATTAGCATGGGTACTAGGCTGTAACACATACATGGGTGAATTAAACCGAATGACACAATTTAAAGAAAAATCCCAGAAGCATCAAAATAATATTAACGCTGGATTATATACTTATCCAGTATTAATGGCGGCGGACATCCTGATATATCAAACAGACGTTGTTCCTGTGGGAGAGGATCAAAAACAGCATTTAGAGCTGGCTAGAGATATTGCCATTCGTTTCAATAATGCCCATGGAGAGACATTTATCGTACCAGAGGGACATATCCCTAAAGTGGGTGCTAAAATCATGAGTCTTCAAGAACCGGATAAAAAAATGTCCAAGTCCGATGAAAACCTGAATTCAACTATTTTCCTAATGGATTCAGAGGATGTGCTACTTAAGAAGCTGAAACGGTCCGTAACAGACAGTGAAAATCGAGTGAGCTACAATGATGAACAACCAGGTATAAAGAATTTAATGACCATTTATTCAAAATTAACTGGAGAGTCAATTGAGGAAATCCAAGCAAAATATGAAGGAAAAGGATATGGAATCTTTAAAAAGGAAGTTGCTGAAGTGGTTGTGGAAAGTATTCGACCATTTAAAGAAAAGTATGAAGCATATATGAATAATTTAGACTATGTAGAGAAAATCTATCAGAGTGGAGCAGAAAGAGCCACAGAAATTGCAGAGATAACAATGAAAGAGGTACGAAACAAAATAGGATTAATGCCAAAGTAA
- a CDS encoding MgtC/SapB family protein, producing MLSTQEVAGRLLLAVVLGGLIGVERESVRRGAGFRTHILVCIGSTLVMLISIFIFETYRHQANLDPARLGAQVISGIGFLGAGTIIKEGFSIKGLTTAASLWAIASIGLALGIGFYSGAIMSTLIIYIALKVFPMLEWLIPDQRKYLAIELLLINQPGQIGKITDLLGKNGISITNISMDMDTDESETAILTLQLKKNTFQSKEDVVKLLSDNREIKGLKIL from the coding sequence ATGTTATCAACCCAAGAAGTAGCAGGACGTTTATTGCTAGCAGTAGTACTAGGAGGATTGATTGGGGTTGAGAGAGAAAGTGTTCGAAGAGGAGCAGGTTTTCGAACACATATTTTAGTTTGTATCGGTTCAACTTTAGTCATGCTTATTTCTATATTCATATTTGAAACCTATCGGCATCAGGCCAATTTAGATCCAGCTCGGTTGGGTGCCCAGGTAATTAGTGGGATTGGTTTTTTAGGAGCAGGAACAATTATTAAAGAAGGATTTTCAATAAAAGGATTGACCACAGCCGCTAGTTTATGGGCCATTGCATCAATCGGATTGGCTTTAGGGATTGGCTTTTATAGTGGTGCCATTATGAGTACATTGATTATTTACATTGCATTAAAAGTATTTCCAATGCTGGAATGGTTAATTCCGGACCAGAGAAAATACCTAGCTATTGAATTACTTTTAATTAATCAACCAGGACAAATTGGAAAAATCACAGATTTATTAGGCAAGAATGGGATTTCAATCACTAACATTTCAATGGATATGGATACAGATGAAAGTGAAACTGCTATATTGACGTTACAATTGAAGAAAAATACTTTTCAAAGTAAAGAAGATGTGGTAAAACTGTTGAGTGATAATCGAGAAATTAAAGGATTGAAAATCCTGTAG
- a CDS encoding DMT family transporter → MQINDRTKGYLLIALASILWGTMGLVGKLLFSYELRPQDITFWKLLIGFIMMFVYLYIKKIDSIKIDRCGMWQLALVGLFCQALYNLFIFSAIEKTTIATATILLYTAPIFVTIMARIFYKERLTSYKVVALLFCILGCYLTITGGSLGAIKLDTEGMMLGLGAGFTYALTTITSRALLKRYSQWTILLYIFGFGALFSLLFANPTTVFQFGFNLNIWLGLFILGLVPTTLAYGLYITGLSYEVESSKAGIITTLEVVVAVLASYVFLGEVILGWKLIGVIMVLCSVIIVQSDQYLTGKIEAIKAKSIASKTSM, encoded by the coding sequence ATGCAAATAAATGACCGTACTAAGGGGTATTTATTAATTGCACTGGCCAGTATATTGTGGGGAACAATGGGATTGGTAGGTAAGTTATTGTTCAGCTATGAATTAAGACCCCAAGACATTACCTTTTGGAAATTACTGATTGGTTTTATCATGATGTTTGTCTATCTCTATATCAAAAAGATAGATTCAATTAAGATTGACAGATGTGGAATGTGGCAACTTGCCCTAGTGGGTTTATTTTGCCAAGCTTTATATAACTTATTTATCTTTAGTGCTATTGAAAAAACAACCATTGCCACAGCAACTATTTTACTCTATACGGCTCCCATTTTTGTCACAATTATGGCTAGAATTTTTTATAAGGAACGACTGACCTCATATAAGGTCGTGGCACTTTTATTTTGCATACTAGGATGTTATTTAACCATAACCGGTGGAAGCCTAGGGGCAATCAAATTAGATACTGAAGGAATGATGCTGGGATTAGGAGCAGGATTCACTTATGCATTGACGACCATCACCTCAAGAGCGCTATTGAAGCGTTATAGTCAATGGACGATTCTGTTATATATTTTTGGATTTGGAGCACTATTTTCACTTTTATTTGCCAATCCAACTACGGTATTTCAGTTTGGTTTCAATCTTAACATATGGTTGGGGCTATTTATACTTGGTCTGGTTCCTACTACATTGGCCTATGGATTATATATAACGGGATTATCCTATGAGGTGGAATCCTCAAAGGCAGGAATTATTACGACATTGGAAGTGGTGGTAGCGGTCCTCGCCTCCTATGTTTTTTTGGGTGAGGTTATTTTAGGATGGAAGTTAATTGGCGTCATCATGGTGCTATGTTCGGTGATTATTGTTCAGTCAGATCAGTATTTGACTGGAAAAATAGAAGCAATAAAAGCAAAATCAATAGCGTCAAAAACATCGATGTAA
- a CDS encoding IclR family transcriptional regulator has translation MKLKKSPSDHNPKYPVQTVGKALEIIELLSKEVSKEGLGISELSAKLEMGKSTVHRLLDTLSAYRYVERCPDTTKYRLGWKMFEIGNLIPQQRNLYNIDTRVLQELCTQYGETVNLGVRVDHSVVTISKMSPKTSLIANLQVGAQEPIYATAMGKVLMSEMSKTEVMEILGDRVFQKFTPNTIANIDDLIVELARIRMQGYSIDDEEFVAGLSCISMPVRDFNNEIVAGISVSGPSMRLNFNKIMDIKIGLEKASTKLSTYLGLDQKEEVNLVFEDETIIEGQ, from the coding sequence ATGAAGTTGAAAAAGTCACCAAGTGATCACAATCCAAAGTACCCAGTACAAACCGTTGGGAAAGCATTGGAGATTATCGAATTACTATCTAAAGAAGTCTCTAAAGAAGGCCTGGGCATTAGCGAATTAAGTGCCAAATTAGAAATGGGAAAAAGTACTGTTCACCGTCTACTAGACACATTATCAGCCTATCGATATGTTGAAAGATGCCCAGATACCACAAAATATCGACTGGGGTGGAAGATGTTTGAAATCGGAAATTTGATTCCACAACAGCGTAATTTATATAATATTGATACCAGGGTGTTACAAGAGTTATGTACCCAATATGGTGAAACAGTTAACCTCGGTGTTCGGGTTGACCATAGTGTGGTAACCATTTCTAAAATGAGTCCTAAAACATCATTGATAGCAAATCTTCAGGTAGGAGCCCAAGAACCGATCTATGCAACTGCCATGGGCAAGGTTTTAATGAGCGAGATGAGTAAAACAGAAGTCATGGAAATATTAGGAGATCGGGTGTTTCAAAAGTTCACACCTAATACCATTGCGAACATAGATGACCTAATCGTAGAGTTAGCCAGGATTAGAATGCAAGGATACAGTATAGACGATGAAGAATTTGTAGCAGGGCTTTCGTGTATTTCAATGCCTGTTCGGGACTTCAATAATGAAATTGTTGCAGGGATTAGTGTAAGTGGTCCCAGTATGCGTCTGAACTTCAATAAAATCATGGATATTAAAATAGGCTTAGAAAAGGCCAGTACGAAATTGTCTACTTATCTAGGGTTGGATCAAAAAGAAGAAGTGAATCTGGTATTTGAAGATGAGACGATTATAGAAGGCCAATAA
- a CDS encoding M24 family metallopeptidase: MLPFDRSEYVGRMKKVQAQMIAKDIDALLITDPANMCYLAGHDAWSFYVHQMLLITLDDEMPIFIGRYMDAFSGVVKTTWLDENHVRAYSDDYVQSTIKHPMDYVSDVMKELKLDNKRIAVEMDNYYFTAAAYLSLKEGLPNAQLVNGNVLVNWVRIIKSHGEIELMKRAGKIAEKAMQAAVDTLEAGARQCDVAASIFGAQIRGTAEFGGDYPSIVPLLPAGKAAGAPHLTWTDERYPENIIVAVELAGCHQRYHSPMARTVSIGKPSEEAHRVAEITVEGLNAALEAAKPGNTCEDIEGAWRNVIAKYGIEKESRIGYSMGLNYPPDWGEHTASLRPGDKTILKPNMTFHCIPGMYFDDFGVSISESFRITENGYETFANFPRKLFIK; this comes from the coding sequence ATGTTGCCATTCGATCGTTCGGAATATGTAGGAAGAATGAAAAAGGTTCAAGCTCAAATGATTGCAAAGGATATTGATGCCCTATTGATCACAGACCCAGCGAATATGTGTTATTTGGCCGGTCATGATGCATGGTCTTTTTACGTTCATCAAATGCTATTGATTACCTTAGATGATGAAATGCCTATTTTTATTGGTCGATATATGGACGCCTTTAGTGGCGTCGTGAAAACAACCTGGCTTGATGAAAATCATGTGAGGGCCTATAGTGATGATTATGTACAAAGCACAATAAAGCATCCAATGGATTATGTTAGTGATGTGATGAAAGAATTAAAGCTGGATAATAAGCGAATTGCAGTTGAAATGGATAACTATTATTTCACAGCAGCGGCTTATTTAAGTCTAAAGGAAGGATTACCAAACGCCCAGCTTGTTAATGGAAATGTATTGGTAAATTGGGTCCGGATTATTAAATCCCATGGGGAAATAGAATTGATGAAAAGGGCAGGAAAAATTGCTGAAAAGGCAATGCAGGCTGCAGTAGATACACTAGAAGCGGGGGCAAGGCAATGTGATGTGGCTGCAAGTATTTTTGGAGCCCAGATCAGGGGAACGGCGGAATTTGGAGGAGATTATCCAAGTATTGTACCCTTGCTTCCTGCTGGTAAAGCAGCAGGTGCACCACACTTAACCTGGACAGATGAACGGTATCCAGAGAATATTATTGTGGCTGTAGAATTAGCTGGATGTCACCAGAGATATCATTCACCGATGGCTAGAACGGTTTCCATTGGAAAACCCAGTGAAGAAGCCCATAGGGTAGCTGAGATCACCGTGGAAGGCCTTAATGCTGCCCTTGAAGCAGCAAAACCAGGCAACACCTGTGAGGATATTGAGGGAGCATGGAGAAATGTGATTGCCAAGTATGGAATCGAGAAAGAATCTCGAATTGGATATTCAATGGGATTAAACTATCCACCAGATTGGGGTGAGCATACAGCAAGCCTTAGACCAGGTGATAAAACCATATTAAAGCCAAATATGACTTTTCACTGTATCCCTGGAATGTATTTCGATGACTTTGGTGTTTCAATTAGTGAATCATTCAGAATCACTGAAAATGGCTATGAAACCTTTGCTAATTTTCCACGGAAACTCTTTATTAAGTAG